In Prochlorococcus marinus XMU1406, the genomic stretch TTCTTCATTTAGATTTTTTAGGATTGATGAAACGATAGGCCAATTATATTTCCTTGAACTGAATGATAGAAGGCTAAGAGATAAATTAGTTAAGTATTCTGCGTCAATTCCAGAGTCTCTTTTTAATACAGGGGTAATCAAGTTTTTATATAGATTTTTAAATCCTCCCTTCTGTTCATTCATAAAAAATTAGGCTTCTTTTTTTTCTATTATCCAATATTTTTTATCTTTGGGAATCAATATCCAATTACGCCATTGAAAAAGTGAATATTGTTTTATCTTTAAGTGGTTATCTTCACCTAACAAGGTGCTTAGTTCTGGTGAACTTAATAAGTACTTTTTTTCTGCAAATTTTTGAATTAATTGATTTCTTGTAAATAATTCCTGAATTTCTGAAGGTGCATTTTTTTCAAAAAAGTCTACTGAAGATTCGGACTCTTTAAAGTTACTTATTAAAGATATACCTTTACTATAGTTGGTCGCGATTTTATCAACCCTATCATTTTGTTTGTCACCGCTATGGCCCTTAACATATTCCATTACAAGGCCATTAATTCTTAATTGATCAATTTTTTGCCATAAATCAAGATTTTGAACTGATTTTCCTGAGCTTGTTTTCCATCCATTTTTTTTCCAATTAATAATCCATTTTGTATACCCTTCTATGACATATTTACTATCAGTTCTTAATTTAAAGTTCTCTTTTAATTTATAGCTTTTTAATTTCTCAAGTGTTTTTATGGCCGCAGTGAGCTCCATTCTATTATTAGTGGTATTTTGTTCGGAGCCACCTATTTCTAATTCACTGTTGTCGTCAAAAATTATTAGACCACCCCAACCACCTGGACCTGGATTGCCACTGCAGGCTCCATCAGTTGCAGCTTCAATTGCAATACTATCACTATTCATAATTTTTGAAGCCGATATTAAGATTATCGGCTTGTAAAAATCTTCTCTTACTTAAGTGTAACTTTACCGCCAGCTTCTTCAATCTCTTTCTTTAAAGATTCAGCATCTGCTTTAGCAATTCCTTCTTTTACTGTTTTTGGTGCTGACTCGACAAGTGCTTTTGCATCGCCAAGACCAAGACCAGTTGCATTCCTTACAACCTTAAGGACTTTGATTTTTGCAGCTGCATCAAAGCTTTCGAGAACTACATCAAATTCAGTTTTTTCTTCAGCAGCGCCACCATCTGCATCACCGCCAGCTGCTCCTGGAGCTGCCATTACTACACCTGCAGAAGCTGCAGCAGATACACCAAAAGCCTCTTCAATTTGCTTTACAAGCTCAGATGCTTCTAAAAGTGATAGGGATTTTAATGATTCAAGAATTTCTTCAGTTTTTGCGGACATTTTCTTAAAAGTTAATTAGGTTTTGAATTTAGGATTCTGATTTTTCAGAATGTTGTTTAAGTGATCTAGCAAGTCCAGAAGGTACTTCATTAATAGAGATCGCAATTTTTGTTGCAACGCCATTAAGAGCGCCAGCAATTTTTGCCATCAATACTTCTTTAGATGGAAGACTTGCAATTTCTTTTATTTCAGAATCGCTTAGTAGTCTGCCTTCAAATAAAGCTCCTTTGGTTTCGGATTTTTGGGTGTCTTTTTGAAAAGATTGGATAGCTTTTACAGCACCTCCAACATCTTCTTTGATTAAGACAAAAGCATTTGTTCCAGTCAGTAAAGATTCAAGATCGTTCCAATTACTATCTCCATCAATAGCTTTACGCATTAATGAATTTTTAGTAACTTTGCAAATGCCGTTAGTTGTTTGCAATCTAGATCGCAAATCTGACATTTCTTTGATAGTTAAACCTTTATAGTCAAGAACTACAGCCATTTCCGAATCGTTTAATAGAGATTTAATCTCAGTAACGATTTGTTGCTTATTCTCTAGTGTTCGGCCCATTGATGTTTTTTGGATCGTAATTTAGGGAGAGCAGGAAATGCGGCAAAGTCCTTTTAAAGAGGCCGCTTTTATTAGATCCAAAAAGAAATAATTTAAGACGAGTCCTCGGTAGGAATTAAAAATTTAGAGTAACTAAATTAACCTACTTTCTTTGGCCGTATTATTGCAATTTAAATTATACTACAACGCGTTAACCTTCAGGTTGGTAATCTTGTACAGCATTTATGTCAACTTGAACTGAAGGCCCCATTGTTGAAGTTACATAAAAAGTTTTCCAATACTTTCCCTTAGCTCCACTTGGTTTATTTTTATCAATTGATTCTTGTAAGGTTTTTAAATTGTCAAATAGAGCTTCTTTTGTGAAACTTGCTTTTCCAAACCGGACATGAACGATTCCAGCCTTATCTGCTCTAAATTCGAGCTTACCAGCTTTGAATTCTTTTATAGCATTAGCAATGTCATTAGTTACTGTTCCAGCTTTAGGATTAGGCATTAAACCTCTAGGTCCTAAAACTCTTCCTAATTTTGCAACCTTTGGCATCATATCTGGAGTCGCAATAAGTAGATCAAACTCCATATTTCCTTTGTTGATGCTTTCCACAAGATCTTCTTCGCCAAATAAATCTGCACCAGCAGCCTTAGCTTTTGATACATTCTCCCCGCTTGTAATTACTGCAATTTTGATGCTTTGGCCAGTACCATTCGGTAATGCAACAGTGGTCCTTAATTGTTGATCAGTATATTTTGGATCAATACCTAAACGTATATGTGCTTCAATAGTTTCATCAAATTTTGCATTAGCATTTTCCTTGATAATACTAAGAGCTTCAAGTGGTGCGTAAATGCGATCTTCTATCTTTGTTGATAGAGCCGCCATTCTTTTGGATAGTTTTTTCATAATAATATTGGGTGCAAACGGTTATTAACTAACCTCCCCTAAATAGTGAGAAATTTTGTATTGAACTCAATCAGTAATAGAAACGCCCATATTACGAGCAGTACCCTCAATTACTTTCATTGCTGATTCAACACTAGAACAGTTTAGATCAGGAAGCTTAGTTTTGGCTATTTCTTCTAATTGAGCTTTACTTATATTCCCAACAGAGCCTTTTGCAGATTCACCTGATCCTTTCTCTATACCAGCTGCTTTTGTTATTAAGACGGAAGCAGGAGGTGTTTTTGTGATAAAAGTAAAGCTTCTATCTTCAAAAACAGAAATCTCGACTGGAATTACAAAACCTGCTTTATCTTGTGTCCTTGCATTGTATTCTTTGCAAAATGCCATGATATTGACACCATGTTGTCCTAAAGCTGGCCCTACAGGAGGAGCAGGATTTGCTTTGCCTGCTTGTAGAGCAAGCTTGATAACTGCAACAATTTTTTTTGCCATTAGATTAGAGAATTTAAGCTGAAGTAGAAAATCATAATTTTACTCGATAAACAAGAACAATTAGAAATTAATTTTGTTTATTGATTTG encodes the following:
- the rnhA gene encoding ribonuclease HI, which gives rise to MNSDSIAIEAATDGACSGNPGPGGWGGLIIFDDNSELEIGGSEQNTTNNRMELTAAIKTLEKLKSYKLKENFKLRTDSKYVIEGYTKWIINWKKNGWKTSSGKSVQNLDLWQKIDQLRINGLVMEYVKGHSGDKQNDRVDKIATNYSKGISLISNFKESESSVDFFEKNAPSEIQELFTRNQLIQKFAEKKYLLSSPELSTLLGEDNHLKIKQYSLFQWRNWILIPKDKKYWIIEKKEA
- the rplL gene encoding 50S ribosomal protein L7/L12, with product MSAKTEEILESLKSLSLLEASELVKQIEEAFGVSAAASAGVVMAAPGAAGGDADGGAAEEKTEFDVVLESFDAAAKIKVLKVVRNATGLGLGDAKALVESAPKTVKEGIAKADAESLKKEIEEAGGKVTLK
- the rplJ gene encoding 50S ribosomal protein L10 produces the protein MGRTLENKQQIVTEIKSLLNDSEMAVVLDYKGLTIKEMSDLRSRLQTTNGICKVTKNSLMRKAIDGDSNWNDLESLLTGTNAFVLIKEDVGGAVKAIQSFQKDTQKSETKGALFEGRLLSDSEIKEIASLPSKEVLMAKIAGALNGVATKIAISINEVPSGLARSLKQHSEKSES
- the rplA gene encoding 50S ribosomal protein L1, which encodes MKKLSKRMAALSTKIEDRIYAPLEALSIIKENANAKFDETIEAHIRLGIDPKYTDQQLRTTVALPNGTGQSIKIAVITSGENVSKAKAAGADLFGEEDLVESINKGNMEFDLLIATPDMMPKVAKLGRVLGPRGLMPNPKAGTVTNDIANAIKEFKAGKLEFRADKAGIVHVRFGKASFTKEALFDNLKTLQESIDKNKPSGAKGKYWKTFYVTSTMGPSVQVDINAVQDYQPEG
- the rplK gene encoding 50S ribosomal protein L11, yielding MAKKIVAVIKLALQAGKANPAPPVGPALGQHGVNIMAFCKEYNARTQDKAGFVIPVEISVFEDRSFTFITKTPPASVLITKAAGIEKGSGESAKGSVGNISKAQLEEIAKTKLPDLNCSSVESAMKVIEGTARNMGVSITD